In Streptomyces capitiformicae, one genomic interval encodes:
- a CDS encoding dihydrofolate reductase family protein produces the protein MDQLLRVQNFTISSDGVAAGEDQSLERPFGHNIDPGKLFAWAGATASWPIRTEPGGSRGLDDYFTRDFSHNIGAEIMGRNKFGPQRGPWGDHEWRGWWGDEPPFHTPVFVLTHHKRPSFTLSDTTFHFVGGDPATVLAQAREAAQGKDVRLGGGVTTIREFLDADLVDTMHVAVSPVKLGSGLRLWDSPEQLLDRFHMEVVPSPSGVTHHLFWRK, from the coding sequence ATGGATCAGCTGCTGCGAGTGCAGAACTTCACCATCTCGAGCGACGGCGTCGCCGCCGGCGAGGACCAGAGTCTGGAGCGGCCTTTCGGCCACAACATCGATCCGGGAAAGCTCTTCGCCTGGGCCGGCGCCACGGCGAGCTGGCCCATCCGCACCGAGCCCGGGGGAAGCCGGGGCCTCGACGACTACTTCACCCGGGACTTCAGCCACAACATCGGCGCCGAGATCATGGGCCGCAACAAGTTCGGACCCCAGCGCGGCCCGTGGGGCGACCACGAGTGGCGCGGCTGGTGGGGTGACGAGCCGCCCTTCCACACGCCGGTGTTCGTCCTGACCCACCACAAGCGTCCATCGTTCACGCTCTCCGACACCACGTTCCATTTCGTGGGCGGCGACCCCGCCACCGTTCTCGCGCAGGCGCGGGAGGCCGCGCAGGGCAAGGACGTCCGGCTCGGCGGCGGCGTGACCACCATCCGGGAGTTCCTCGACGCCGACCTCGTCGACACCATGCATGTGGCCGTCTCACCGGTGAAGCTCGGGTCCGGGCTACGCCTCTGGGACTCGCCCGAACAGCTGCTGGACCGGTTCCACATGGAGGTCGTGCCCAGCCCGAGCGGCGTGACGCACCACCTTTTCTGGCGCAAATGA
- a CDS encoding DUF1990 family protein, with product MPHSDAARPDLPEGPFTYADVGATREGRCPPGFNPLQVRTRIGEGTDVFTRAAEAVLTWEMHRAMGVGIRTDAAEAAPGVDVTVTLGGVIKAPCRVVWTVDEPRRKGWAYGTLPGHPECGEEAFVVDRTGDGTVWLTVTAFSRGAKWYARAGGPATRGLQHAYARRCGVVLRRLAGNPKD from the coding sequence ATGCCCCACAGCGACGCCGCCCGCCCCGACCTCCCCGAGGGCCCCTTCACCTACGCCGACGTCGGCGCGACCCGAGAGGGCCGCTGCCCGCCCGGTTTCAACCCGTTGCAGGTCAGAACCCGTATAGGCGAGGGCACGGACGTGTTCACCAGGGCCGCCGAGGCGGTCCTCACCTGGGAGATGCACCGCGCGATGGGCGTGGGCATCAGGACGGACGCGGCGGAGGCGGCCCCGGGCGTCGACGTCACCGTCACCCTGGGCGGCGTCATCAAGGCCCCCTGCCGTGTCGTGTGGACCGTGGACGAACCCCGCCGCAAGGGCTGGGCCTACGGCACACTCCCCGGCCACCCGGAGTGCGGCGAGGAGGCCTTCGTCGTCGACCGCACGGGCGACGGCACGGTCTGGCTGACGGTCACGGCCTTCAGCCGCGGCGCCAAGTGGTACGCCCGCGCGGGCGGCCCGGCGACCAGGGGCTTGCAGCACGCGTACGCACGCCGGTGCGGGGTGGTGCTGCGGCGGCTGGCCGGGAACCCCAAGGACTGA
- a CDS encoding M4 family metallopeptidase yields the protein MTPLYARHKRTTLAIATAVAAGALLTTGLTSGATAQPAPVADKAQPAGAPVLLTPAARTALIKEADAATAETADEIGLGAKEELVVRDVLKDADGTVHTRYERTYGGLPVLGGDLVVHESKAGDIKSVTKATKAAVEVTDLTAEVTKATAEKQALKAARAEGSTKTAADKAPRKVVWAASGKPALAYETVVGGFQHDGTPQELHVITDAETGKKLYEWEAIQTGSGNSQYNGSVTIGTTLSGSTYQLSDATRGGHKTYNKARATSSSAGTLFTDSDDIWGTGTATSSSTDQNAAVDAHYGAQVTWDFYKNVLGRNGIKNNGVAAHSRVHYGNAYVNAFWSDSCFCMTYGDGSGNVKPLTSLDVAGHEMTHGLTSNTAGLNYSGESGGLNEATSDILGTAVEFYAANSKDPGDYLIGEKVDIRGNGTPLRYMDQPSKDGNSANYWSSSLGSMDVHYSSGPANHFFYLLSEGSGSKTINGVTYNSPTSNGATITGIGRDKAVQIWYKALTTYMTSTTNYKGARTATLNAASSLYGASSAEYAAVNAAWAAVNVTA from the coding sequence GTGACTCCCCTCTACGCGCGTCACAAGCGCACCACGCTGGCCATCGCGACCGCCGTCGCCGCCGGAGCGCTGCTGACCACCGGGCTGACCTCCGGTGCCACCGCCCAGCCCGCCCCCGTCGCGGACAAGGCCCAGCCGGCCGGCGCCCCGGTCCTGCTGACCCCCGCCGCGCGCACCGCCCTGATCAAGGAGGCGGACGCGGCCACGGCCGAGACCGCCGACGAGATAGGCCTGGGTGCCAAGGAGGAACTGGTCGTCCGCGATGTCCTGAAGGACGCGGACGGCACGGTCCACACGCGCTACGAGCGCACGTACGGCGGACTGCCGGTCCTCGGTGGCGACCTGGTCGTCCACGAGTCCAAGGCCGGCGACATCAAGAGCGTCACCAAGGCGACGAAGGCCGCCGTCGAGGTCACCGACCTCACCGCCGAGGTCACCAAGGCCACCGCCGAGAAGCAGGCCCTGAAGGCCGCCCGGGCCGAGGGCTCCACCAAGACCGCGGCCGACAAGGCCCCGCGCAAGGTCGTCTGGGCCGCGAGCGGCAAGCCCGCCCTCGCCTACGAGACGGTCGTCGGCGGCTTCCAGCACGACGGCACCCCGCAGGAGCTCCACGTCATCACCGACGCGGAGACCGGTAAGAAGCTGTACGAGTGGGAGGCCATCCAGACCGGCAGCGGCAACAGCCAGTACAACGGCTCGGTCACCATCGGCACGACGCTGTCGGGCTCGACGTACCAGCTCAGCGACGCCACACGCGGCGGCCACAAGACGTACAACAAGGCCCGCGCCACGTCCTCCTCGGCCGGCACGCTCTTCACCGACTCCGACGACATCTGGGGCACGGGTACGGCGACGAGCTCCTCCACCGACCAGAACGCCGCGGTGGACGCCCACTACGGCGCCCAGGTCACCTGGGACTTCTACAAGAACGTCCTCGGTCGCAACGGCATCAAGAACAACGGCGTCGCGGCGCATTCCCGCGTCCACTACGGCAACGCGTACGTCAACGCCTTCTGGTCCGACAGCTGCTTCTGCATGACGTACGGCGACGGCTCGGGCAACGTCAAGCCGCTGACCTCTCTGGACGTGGCCGGCCACGAGATGACCCACGGCCTGACCTCCAACACGGCCGGCCTGAACTACTCCGGCGAGTCCGGCGGCCTGAACGAGGCCACCTCCGACATCCTCGGCACGGCGGTCGAGTTCTACGCCGCCAACTCCAAGGACCCGGGCGACTACCTCATCGGCGAGAAGGTCGACATCCGCGGCAACGGCACCCCGCTGCGCTACATGGACCAGCCGAGCAAGGACGGCAACTCGGCCAACTACTGGTCGTCGTCCCTGGGAAGCATGGACGTCCACTACTCCTCGGGTCCCGCGAACCACTTCTTCTACCTCCTCTCCGAGGGCAGCGGCTCGAAGACGATCAACGGGGTGACGTACAACTCCCCGACCTCCAACGGCGCCACGATCACCGGCATCGGCCGCGACAAGGCGGTGCAGATCTGGTACAAGGCGCTGACGACGTACATGACGTCGACCACGAACTACAAGGGCGCCCGTACGGCGACCCTGAACGCGGCGTCCTCCCTCTACGGCGCCAGCAGCGCGGAGTACGCGGCGGTGAACGCGGCGTGGGCGGCGGTCAACGTCACGGCGTGA
- a CDS encoding Tn3 family transposase, translating to MRSGDVFVPGSRRYDNPAAYLFKPAQWETHRTEFCHLVGKSPDASEALPLVMDELDEALTDLEEVLKRGDGPVRLNDDGELVISPLTAEDIPTEAEDLHAELERMLPNVPIASLLVEMDRHTGFLDCFVHAGGKQARSPQLKRNLIACLIGLSTNLGLHGMAASCGIPYDVLAWTAEWYIREETLREANICLVNYHHQLPVTAMFGSGTLSSSDGQRFPTRGKSITARHLNKYFVSEGISTYTHVSDQHSTFGTKVIVATHREAHYVLDEILGNATDLPITEHATDTHGVTLVNFGLFDLVGKQLSPRIRDLGKITLYRMGAKADYEGRFPKAGPLLTKKANLDLVADHWDDLLRLSGSLKYGHATASLIVGKLSASSRQNALAAALKEYGAIRRTIYAAKYLSDEGYRRKIARQLNKGESLHALRRQLHYAREGKVTRRQPEQQSEQAWCLTVVTNAVVCWHTEYMGLAVGELRGAGREVDAEVLAHISPARSSVVNYYGSITVDYEHELAQLDEQGHRPLRTAAVDEPGAGL from the coding sequence CTGCGCTCGGGGGATGTGTTCGTGCCTGGCTCGCGTCGCTACGACAACCCGGCCGCCTACCTGTTCAAGCCCGCCCAGTGGGAGACGCACCGTACGGAGTTCTGCCACCTGGTCGGCAAGAGCCCCGACGCCTCGGAGGCCCTGCCGCTGGTGATGGACGAACTGGATGAGGCCCTCACCGACCTGGAGGAGGTACTCAAGCGCGGCGACGGGCCGGTCCGGCTGAACGACGACGGGGAGCTGGTCATCTCCCCGCTGACCGCGGAGGACATCCCTACCGAGGCCGAGGACCTGCACGCCGAGCTGGAGCGGATGCTGCCGAACGTGCCGATCGCCTCGCTGCTGGTGGAGATGGACCGGCACACCGGTTTCCTGGACTGCTTCGTCCACGCCGGCGGCAAGCAGGCCCGTTCCCCGCAGCTCAAAAGGAATCTGATCGCCTGCCTCATCGGGCTCTCCACGAATCTGGGTCTGCACGGGATGGCCGCGTCCTGCGGCATCCCGTACGACGTGCTGGCGTGGACGGCGGAGTGGTATATCCGTGAGGAGACGCTGCGCGAGGCGAACATCTGCCTGGTCAACTACCACCACCAGCTGCCGGTGACGGCGATGTTCGGCTCGGGCACGCTGTCCTCCTCGGACGGGCAGCGGTTCCCCACCCGGGGCAAGTCGATCACCGCCCGGCACCTGAACAAGTACTTCGTGTCCGAGGGCATCTCCACCTACACCCACGTCTCCGACCAGCACTCCACGTTCGGCACGAAGGTCATCGTGGCCACGCACCGTGAGGCCCACTATGTGCTGGACGAGATCCTGGGCAACGCCACGGACCTGCCGATCACCGAGCACGCCACCGACACGCATGGCGTCACCCTGGTCAACTTCGGCCTGTTCGACCTGGTCGGCAAGCAGCTCTCCCCGCGCATCCGCGACCTGGGCAAGATCACGCTGTACCGGATGGGCGCCAAGGCCGACTACGAGGGGCGGTTCCCGAAGGCAGGACCGCTGCTGACGAAGAAGGCCAATCTCGACCTGGTCGCCGACCACTGGGACGACCTGCTCCGTCTCTCAGGGTCGCTGAAGTATGGGCACGCCACCGCTTCCCTGATCGTCGGCAAGCTCTCCGCGTCCTCCCGGCAGAACGCGCTGGCCGCCGCGCTCAAGGAGTACGGGGCGATCAGGAGGACGATCTACGCGGCGAAGTACCTGTCGGACGAGGGTTACCGGCGCAAGATCGCCCGGCAGCTGAACAAGGGCGAGTCCCTCCACGCCCTGCGCCGCCAGCTCCACTACGCACGCGAGGGCAAGGTCACCCGCCGTCAGCCCGAGCAGCAGAGCGAGCAGGCATGGTGCCTGACCGTGGTGACGAACGCGGTCGTTTGTTGGCACACCGAGTACATGGGCCTGGCCGTCGGCGAACTGCGGGGCGCCGGCCGCGAGGTGGACGCCGAGGTCCTGGCGCACATCTCTCCGGCCCGCAGCTCGGTGGTCAACTACTACGGCTCCATCACCGTCGACTACGAACACGAACTGGCCCAGCTTGACGAACAGGGCCACCGGCCGCTGCGAACCGCAGCCGTGGACGAGCCCGGAGCCGGGCTGTAA